One genomic region from Calditrichota bacterium encodes:
- a CDS encoding isoprenylcysteine carboxylmethyltransferase family protein produces the protein MKLADDFKRKSRNLVIGLAGLFAIAFAADKLLGWSALCGSVCHWGVGLILMVIGFGVASVSGRQLTLYGRASQDLPRGTTDRMVTQGIFAYVRHPMFSSFMCILFGVGFLLNSRGFTFISAPLGSLYLIWFAYFKEEKEAVEKFGEAYKEYKKRVPPFFPYKKPFHQK, from the coding sequence GTGAAACTTGCAGATGATTTCAAACGAAAATCTCGAAATTTGGTGATTGGACTGGCGGGTTTATTTGCAATCGCTTTTGCAGCGGATAAACTCCTGGGTTGGTCCGCACTTTGCGGATCAGTTTGCCACTGGGGAGTTGGTCTGATTTTGATGGTGATTGGGTTTGGGGTCGCCTCCGTTTCCGGTCGGCAATTGACGCTGTACGGACGTGCTTCCCAAGACCTGCCGCGGGGCACGACGGACCGAATGGTGACGCAGGGAATTTTCGCTTACGTCCGGCACCCCATGTTCAGCAGTTTTATGTGTATTCTTTTTGGCGTGGGATTCCTCTTGAATTCCAGAGGTTTTACCTTTATTTCGGCTCCGTTGGGGAGCCTTTATCTTATCTGGTTTGCTTATTTTAAAGAAGAGAAAGAGGCCGTTGAAAAATTCGGGGAGGCTTACAAGGAGTATAAAAAACGCGTCCCGCCCTTCTTCCCGTACAAAAAGCCCTTTCATCAGAAATAG
- a CDS encoding glucosamine-6-phosphate deaminase, with protein MPRKKTVKPHLQSKVEALFLERSGRRLMYSPVEKIPVVEVSNFPTLGKLTALRFLEWVQNNPGGVVSLPTGKTPEHFIKWVTHYLTNWQLPDVQKDLAENGVDPAVYPDMKSLYFVQIDEFYPINPHQHNSFFYYVNKFYIKGFGLDPEKALLIDTSKIGIPEGKEIEDIFPDNVVDISLRTRQAMNTQERLQKRVIDAVDQFCTNYEDSIRSLGGIGFFLGGIGPDGHIAFNVRGSDHYSTTRLTTTNYETQAAAATDLGGIEVARNRLVITIGLSTITYNKDAVAIIIAAGEAKARVIADAIQHEKNNLYPATVLQELPNARFFVTQGAAKLLQERRFEDVLKAETLPEEKIEQIIIDLALYKKKRLRDLVRSDFTSIRSSAEVLKKTGQDPKTLAKRVEENLIKKIEAGLETPEGKTFMHTAPHHDDIMLGYLSYIVHLVRTPKNKHFFNYMTSGFTAVTNAYVLELMEKLLKHIESPHFRELKEQGYFDPNNENAKNEDIYLYLDGLAAHSRTRKEEAETRRLLRNMVYLFEEDSLPNLKERTRELINYFRTQYPGKKDVPHVQQLKGMIREWEADVLWGYFGFNSSSVKHLRLGFYKGDIFTEDPKIQRDVLPILKIMQDIHPNVVTVALDPEGSGPDTHYKVMQAISEALKIYEEKTGEKDIRIWGYRNVWYRFHPSEANIYVPVSLNSMAILEKSFMTCFGSQRSASFPSYEYDGPFYRLAQNIMVEQYENVKTLLGDEFFYENPHPRLRATRGLTFLKQLTLPEFYQHSLELRKTTEAME; from the coding sequence ATGCCACGTAAAAAAACGGTTAAACCACACCTTCAATCGAAGGTTGAAGCACTTTTTTTGGAACGATCGGGTCGTCGGTTGATGTATTCACCGGTTGAAAAGATTCCCGTTGTTGAAGTAAGCAATTTCCCGACTCTTGGAAAGTTAACCGCCCTTCGATTTCTGGAATGGGTCCAGAACAACCCTGGCGGTGTGGTTTCTTTGCCTACGGGGAAAACGCCGGAACATTTTATCAAATGGGTCACACACTATCTGACCAATTGGCAGCTGCCGGACGTTCAGAAAGATTTGGCGGAAAATGGGGTCGATCCGGCGGTTTATCCGGATATGAAGAGCCTTTATTTTGTCCAGATCGACGAATTCTATCCCATTAATCCGCATCAGCACAACAGTTTTTTCTATTATGTGAATAAATTTTACATTAAGGGATTTGGTCTTGATCCGGAAAAAGCGCTTTTAATCGATACCTCAAAAATCGGAATTCCGGAAGGAAAAGAGATTGAGGACATTTTCCCGGACAACGTGGTGGACATCAGCTTACGTACGCGCCAGGCGATGAACACGCAGGAAAGACTGCAAAAACGGGTAATCGATGCGGTCGATCAGTTCTGCACAAATTACGAAGATTCCATCCGCTCTCTTGGCGGAATTGGATTTTTCCTCGGTGGGATTGGCCCGGACGGGCACATTGCCTTTAATGTCAGGGGATCGGATCATTACTCGACCACCCGGTTAACCACGACCAATTACGAAACCCAGGCCGCGGCTGCGACCGATTTGGGCGGGATTGAGGTGGCCCGAAACCGTCTGGTGATCACCATCGGACTTTCCACCATTACGTACAATAAGGATGCTGTGGCCATTATCATTGCAGCAGGTGAGGCAAAAGCCCGCGTGATTGCCGATGCCATTCAGCATGAGAAAAACAATCTCTATCCGGCCACGGTGCTTCAGGAACTTCCGAATGCCCGTTTCTTTGTGACCCAGGGGGCGGCAAAGCTTTTGCAGGAGCGCCGATTTGAGGATGTCCTCAAAGCGGAAACCCTGCCCGAGGAGAAGATTGAACAGATCATTATTGACCTTGCCCTGTACAAAAAGAAGCGCCTGCGCGATTTGGTGCGAAGCGATTTCACGAGTATTCGGTCCTCGGCGGAGGTTTTGAAGAAAACCGGGCAGGATCCCAAAACACTGGCAAAGAGGGTGGAAGAAAACCTGATCAAAAAAATTGAGGCCGGGTTGGAAACCCCCGAGGGCAAAACCTTCATGCATACGGCGCCCCACCACGACGATATCATGCTCGGATATCTGTCGTACATTGTGCATCTGGTTCGCACGCCAAAGAATAAGCACTTTTTTAATTATATGACCAGCGGGTTCACGGCAGTTACAAACGCCTACGTTTTGGAACTGATGGAAAAGCTGTTGAAGCATATTGAATCCCCTCATTTTCGGGAATTAAAGGAACAGGGGTATTTCGATCCGAATAACGAAAACGCTAAAAATGAGGATATCTATCTTTATCTGGATGGATTGGCTGCCCACAGCCGAACCCGAAAAGAGGAGGCCGAAACCCGCCGTCTTCTTCGGAATATGGTGTACCTATTTGAAGAAGACAGCCTTCCCAATTTAAAAGAACGGACGCGGGAACTGATTAATTACTTCCGGACGCAATATCCCGGCAAGAAGGACGTGCCCCACGTGCAGCAGCTGAAGGGAATGATCCGCGAATGGGAGGCAGATGTCCTCTGGGGATATTTTGGGTTTAACTCGTCGTCCGTAAAACACCTGCGTCTCGGCTTTTACAAGGGGGATATTTTTACGGAGGATCCCAAAATTCAAAGGGATGTTTTGCCCATTCTAAAAATTATGCAGGATATTCATCCGAATGTGGTCACAGTTGCGCTTGACCCGGAGGGAAGCGGCCCGGATACCCATTACAAGGTGATGCAGGCAATTTCAGAAGCTCTGAAAATTTACGAAGAAAAAACCGGCGAAAAGGATATCCGAATTTGGGGGTACCGAAATGTGTGGTACCGATTTCATCCCTCGGAGGCCAATATTTACGTGCCTGTTTCGTTGAATTCCATGGCCATTCTCGAAAAGTCGTTCATGACCTGTTTTGGTTCCCAGCGGTCGGCCTCTTTTCCCAGCTACGAATATGACGGACCGTTTTACCGACTGGCCCAGAATATTATGGTCGAGCAGTATGAGAATGTCAAAACTCTTCTTGGAGATGAGTTCTTTTATGAAAATCCGCATCCCCGGCTTCGCGCCACCCGAGGGCTTACATTTCTGAAGCAGTTGACCCTTCCGGAATTCTATCAGCATTCGTTAGAGCTGCGGAAAACGACGGAAGCCATGGAGTAG
- a CDS encoding enoyl-CoA hydratase/isomerase family protein, which produces MKHISVEKSDSVARVTIKRPEKHNAFSWDTMNELIEIFHRLKDDASVRGVILTGAGEKAFCTGADLGDLLRFDTPEKARRYALKVDEMMDTVMNFPKPTIAAVNGFALGGGMGLAAGCDIRIMSRQAKAGFPAVRIGAVLPVGCSFRVMALIGLAKSKELMLTARMVAAEEALAIGLVHMVVPPDTLLEKSREVLDEILQGGDDALYATKLILNQKLRADIQQYAALSPDNFAYLSTTRDWKQRISDFVNKKK; this is translated from the coding sequence GTGAAACATATTTCAGTAGAAAAATCGGATTCAGTTGCGCGCGTGACGATCAAACGTCCGGAGAAACACAACGCCTTCAGCTGGGACACCATGAATGAACTTATTGAAATCTTTCATCGATTAAAAGACGATGCCTCTGTGCGCGGCGTTATTCTAACCGGCGCCGGAGAAAAGGCATTTTGCACGGGTGCCGATCTTGGAGATTTGCTCCGCTTTGATACGCCGGAGAAGGCACGCCGGTACGCGTTAAAGGTGGATGAAATGATGGACACGGTCATGAATTTCCCCAAACCGACGATCGCGGCCGTCAACGGATTTGCTCTCGGCGGCGGGATGGGACTGGCAGCCGGATGCGATATTCGGATCATGAGCCGCCAGGCAAAGGCGGGGTTCCCGGCGGTTCGAATTGGAGCTGTTCTGCCGGTGGGGTGTTCCTTTCGTGTCATGGCATTAATTGGTCTGGCGAAAAGCAAGGAGCTTATGCTGACGGCAAGAATGGTGGCGGCGGAAGAAGCCCTCGCCATCGGCTTGGTTCATATGGTGGTGCCTCCAGACACTCTGCTGGAAAAATCCCGCGAGGTTTTGGACGAAATCCTCCAGGGCGGGGACGATGCCCTCTACGCGACGAAACTTATTCTCAATCAAAAACTGCGGGCAGACATTCAGCAGTACGCTGCCCTCAGTCCCGACAATTTTGCGTATCTTTCAACTACCCGTGACTGGAAGCAACGCATCAGTGACTTTGTGAACAAGAAAAAATAA
- a CDS encoding nucleoside recognition protein: MLNYIWLFLVAVSIIIGGINGRIQEVTQAAFNMAKVSVDISFALIGIMAFWLGIMKIAQEGGLVRMLARLLKPIMTRLFPDVPPEHPAMGAMILNISANWLGLSNAATPLGLKAMEELQKINPKKDTATNAMVLFLGVNTASITLIPATMIAVRIQMGSKNPWEIIGTTIFASTMATITAIIASKVYEKLPFFRMKAEPELAETTDSHASEPESPNNES; encoded by the coding sequence ATGCTTAATTATATCTGGTTATTTCTGGTCGCCGTGTCTATTATCATCGGCGGTATTAACGGCCGCATCCAGGAGGTCACACAAGCCGCATTCAACATGGCCAAAGTGTCCGTGGATATTTCATTCGCCCTGATTGGAATTATGGCCTTTTGGCTGGGCATCATGAAAATTGCCCAGGAAGGCGGTCTGGTACGGATGCTGGCCCGATTACTCAAACCTATTATGACACGGCTCTTCCCGGACGTTCCTCCGGAACATCCGGCCATGGGCGCCATGATCCTCAACATCAGCGCCAATTGGCTGGGCCTGAGCAATGCAGCCACTCCGCTGGGGCTGAAAGCGATGGAGGAACTCCAAAAAATCAATCCCAAAAAGGACACAGCCACAAATGCCATGGTTCTTTTTCTGGGAGTCAATACCGCCAGCATTACGCTGATTCCTGCTACCATGATCGCCGTACGAATTCAAATGGGATCGAAAAATCCGTGGGAAATTATCGGCACAACCATTTTCGCTTCAACCATGGCTACGATTACGGCTATTATTGCCTCGAAGGTTTATGAAAAGCTGCCCTTCTTCCGGATGAAGGCCGAGCCGGAGCTCGCCGAAACAACCGACTCACATGCCTCTGAACCCGAATCACCGAATAACGAATCGTAA
- the nadB gene encoding L-aspartate oxidase gives MIRETDFLVVGSGIAGLSFALKSAEHGTVAIITKKEKAESNTNYAQGGIASVVSPDDSFDLHIQDTLAAGAGLCHRDAVELIVKKGPKRLKELMEWGVKFSQKANGTLDLGREGGHSKNRIVHAADLTGREVERALLNAVMNHPRIHIYEDHVALEILTEHHLGLRAERAAKIPHTWGAYVLNVDKNRVDVFLAKIVLLATGGTGHVYLHTTNPSIATGDGIGMAYRAGAWIANLEFMQFHPTALHYPGANYFLISEAVRGFGGILRNSRGEAFMERYHPLKDLAPRDIVARAIDAELKKSGDPHVFLDVTHLNSEKVKEHFPNIYAYCASLGLDITKERIPVVPAAHYMCGGVVTDLKARTSISGLYAAGEVACTGVHGANRLASNSLLEGLVFSHEAYLDAAKHLDVVEIPPGLPEWAEEGTVNSDEWVLISHDRVEIQTVMWDYVGIVRSNLRLERAARRMGLLASEIEDFYKRTKVSEKLVELRNLVTVARLIIGSALYRRESRGLHYTTDYPEQDDEFWKHDTFAHRDFGFVHSLPHPIVWDEDF, from the coding sequence ATGATTCGGGAAACGGATTTTTTGGTAGTGGGAAGCGGAATTGCAGGGCTCAGTTTTGCGTTGAAGTCCGCCGAGCATGGTACGGTAGCCATCATAACGAAAAAAGAAAAAGCAGAATCGAACACAAATTATGCGCAGGGGGGAATTGCTTCGGTTGTGAGTCCGGATGACTCCTTTGATTTGCACATTCAGGATACGCTGGCGGCAGGAGCCGGGCTGTGCCACCGGGATGCCGTGGAATTGATTGTAAAAAAGGGTCCGAAACGCTTGAAGGAATTGATGGAATGGGGGGTAAAGTTTTCACAAAAAGCGAATGGAACCCTCGATCTCGGGCGGGAAGGCGGGCACTCCAAAAACCGGATTGTTCATGCGGCCGATCTGACCGGAAGAGAAGTGGAGCGGGCGTTGCTCAATGCGGTCATGAACCATCCCAGAATTCATATTTACGAAGACCATGTGGCCCTTGAAATTCTTACCGAGCATCACTTGGGTCTCCGTGCGGAGCGCGCGGCTAAAATTCCCCACACCTGGGGGGCGTACGTTTTAAATGTGGATAAAAATCGCGTAGATGTATTTCTGGCTAAAATCGTGCTGCTTGCAACGGGCGGAACCGGCCATGTTTACCTTCATACCACAAATCCCTCCATTGCCACCGGCGACGGAATCGGTATGGCCTACCGGGCCGGAGCCTGGATTGCCAATCTGGAATTTATGCAGTTTCATCCCACAGCCCTGCATTATCCGGGAGCCAACTATTTTCTCATCTCCGAGGCCGTGCGCGGGTTTGGCGGTATTTTACGGAATAGCCGGGGTGAGGCCTTTATGGAGCGTTACCACCCGTTAAAAGATCTGGCGCCCCGGGATATTGTGGCCCGGGCAATCGATGCGGAGCTGAAGAAAAGCGGCGATCCTCACGTCTTTTTGGATGTAACCCATCTGAATTCTGAAAAGGTAAAAGAGCACTTTCCGAATATTTACGCGTACTGTGCATCGCTTGGATTGGATATTACAAAGGAGCGTATTCCCGTTGTACCGGCTGCACACTACATGTGTGGCGGCGTGGTCACGGACCTGAAGGCTCGTACGTCCATCTCGGGACTCTACGCCGCGGGGGAGGTGGCTTGCACCGGGGTACACGGGGCCAATCGTCTGGCATCCAATTCCCTGTTGGAGGGGTTGGTTTTTTCACACGAGGCCTATTTGGATGCCGCCAAACACCTGGATGTTGTGGAGATTCCACCGGGTCTTCCGGAATGGGCCGAAGAAGGGACGGTGAATTCGGATGAGTGGGTTTTGATTTCGCACGACCGGGTGGAAATTCAAACCGTTATGTGGGATTATGTGGGTATCGTTCGTTCCAATTTGCGGTTGGAACGGGCTGCCCGGCGGATGGGACTGCTTGCCAGTGAAATTGAGGATTTTTACAAGCGGACCAAGGTGTCTGAAAAGCTGGTTGAACTGCGCAATCTGGTAACTGTGGCCCGTTTGATTATCGGATCGGCACTGTACCGGCGCGAAAGCCGCGGACTCCACTACACAACCGATTATCCTGAGCAGGATGATGAGTTCTGGAAACACGATACATTTGCCCATCGGGATTTTGGCTTTGTTCACAGCCTGCCGCATCCCATCGTGTGGGATGAAGATTTTTAG
- a CDS encoding spore maturation protein produces MGALFREFITLLSNWAIPVLLFFIPVIAFIKKVNVYEVFVDGAKEGFDVAIMIIPYLVAILVSIGMFRASGAMDLFVKLMSPVTNLIGFPAEVLPAALMRPLSGSGTLGLVTELLKTHGPDSFIGRLASTIYGSTETTFYVIAVYFGAVGIKKTRHAVLAGLTADAVGILAALFICRLVFGP; encoded by the coding sequence ATGGGAGCACTATTTCGGGAATTTATTACCCTTCTTTCGAATTGGGCTATTCCGGTTCTGCTATTTTTTATTCCGGTCATTGCCTTCATCAAGAAAGTAAATGTTTACGAAGTCTTTGTGGACGGTGCCAAAGAAGGGTTTGACGTGGCCATTATGATTATCCCTTATCTCGTGGCCATACTGGTATCCATCGGAATGTTTCGGGCGTCGGGAGCAATGGATTTATTCGTAAAACTCATGTCTCCCGTTACAAACCTAATCGGGTTTCCGGCAGAGGTTCTGCCAGCGGCCCTCATGCGCCCTCTCTCCGGCAGCGGCACACTGGGACTTGTCACGGAACTGCTAAAAACCCACGGGCCCGATTCCTTCATTGGCCGCCTGGCCTCTACCATCTACGGCTCCACGGAAACCACATTTTATGTGATCGCCGTGTACTTTGGGGCCGTGGGAATCAAGAAAACCCGGCACGCTGTTCTGGCCGGGTTGACCGCTGATGCAGTGGGTATTCTGGCAGCCCTCTTTATTTGTCGATTGGTGTTTGGGCCGTAA